Proteins encoded in a region of the Roseateles sp. SL47 genome:
- a CDS encoding ATP-dependent helicase, with the protein MTPRDPSDLAVPPSHVLETQEAPDACGRPSLAASAGVESVFDELNDDQRAAVEHGLGSGLGSGLGSWLGSGLEGDGSGDARDRALLVIAGAGSGKTKTLATRVARLVLAGADPQRILLLTFSRRAAGEMERRAGQVLHRALGLRATQMAPRFPWAGTFHSVGARLLREYAPRIGLDPQFTIVDRADAEDLMGLQRQALGLADATDRFPLKATCLNIYSRAVNSEARLDQVLQEHFPWCFSAHDALRQLFRTYVDEKQRQRLLDYDDLLLYWAEVMSEPTLAREIGERFDHVLVDEYQDTNRLQATILHRLKPDGRRLTVVGDDAQAIYSFRAAEVRNILEFPTRFDPPARVITLERNYRSTQPILEASNAVIAQAKERYAKQLWSDKASSERPQLVTVDDEARQARWVADRVLERREQGLKLKRQAVLFRTATHSAQLELELIRRNIPFVKFGGLKFLESTHVKDALSVLRWAQNPYHRLACFRVSQLLAGFGPASARRLVDALDGAADMTTALRGFDPPRGAAADWAALCELMLRLREQSEWPLDLERAIDWLTPHLHRLHEDAAIRLADLEQLARIAQGYSSRESFLTELTLDPPEASSDESGVPLKDEDYLILSTIHSAKGQEWSAVYVLNCVDGCIPSDLSTGAQAQIEEERRLLYVAMTRAQHHLAVMAPQRFYVTQQARHGDRHLYASVSRFLPGKVSRHFDKIGPANELRAALPELVKPAMDVVARLKKW; encoded by the coding sequence ATGACGCCCCGTGACCCTTCCGACCTGGCCGTGCCGCCTTCTCATGTCCTGGAGACCCAGGAAGCACCGGATGCATGCGGCCGCCCTTCCCTCGCTGCATCTGCTGGGGTCGAAAGCGTCTTTGACGAACTGAATGACGACCAACGTGCCGCCGTCGAGCATGGGCTGGGAAGCGGGCTGGGAAGCGGGCTGGGAAGTTGGCTGGGAAGTGGTCTGGAGGGGGATGGCAGCGGTGATGCACGCGACCGTGCCCTGCTGGTGATCGCCGGTGCCGGGTCCGGCAAGACCAAGACACTGGCCACCCGGGTGGCCCGGCTGGTGCTGGCCGGCGCCGACCCGCAGCGCATCCTGCTGCTGACCTTCTCCCGCCGCGCCGCCGGCGAGATGGAACGACGAGCCGGCCAAGTGCTGCACCGGGCGCTGGGATTGCGTGCCACGCAGATGGCACCAAGGTTTCCGTGGGCGGGGACCTTTCATAGCGTGGGCGCCCGCCTGCTGCGTGAATATGCGCCCCGCATCGGCCTGGACCCGCAGTTCACCATCGTGGACCGGGCGGATGCCGAAGATTTGATGGGCCTGCAGCGCCAGGCGCTGGGCCTGGCCGACGCCACCGACCGGTTCCCACTCAAGGCCACTTGCTTGAACATCTATTCCCGCGCGGTGAACAGCGAAGCGCGGCTGGATCAGGTGCTGCAGGAGCATTTCCCCTGGTGTTTCTCGGCCCATGACGCGCTGCGGCAGCTCTTCCGCACCTATGTGGACGAGAAGCAGCGCCAACGGCTGCTGGACTATGACGATCTTCTGCTTTATTGGGCAGAAGTCATGTCGGAGCCCACGCTGGCGCGGGAGATCGGCGAACGCTTTGACCATGTGCTGGTGGATGAATACCAGGACACCAACCGCCTGCAGGCCACGATCCTGCATCGGCTCAAACCCGACGGCCGACGGCTGACGGTGGTGGGCGACGATGCGCAGGCCATCTATTCATTCCGGGCGGCGGAAGTGCGCAACATCCTGGAGTTCCCCACCCGGTTCGATCCCCCGGCACGGGTGATCACCCTGGAGCGCAACTACCGCTCCACCCAGCCCATTCTGGAAGCATCCAATGCCGTGATTGCGCAGGCCAAGGAGCGGTATGCCAAGCAGTTGTGGTCGGACAAAGCGTCCAGTGAACGGCCGCAATTGGTGACGGTGGATGACGAGGCACGCCAGGCGCGCTGGGTGGCCGACCGGGTGCTGGAGCGCCGCGAGCAAGGGCTCAAACTGAAGCGACAGGCCGTGTTGTTCCGCACCGCGACACACAGCGCGCAACTGGAGCTGGAGCTGATTCGCCGGAACATCCCTTTCGTGAAGTTCGGTGGGTTGAAATTTTTGGAAAGCACCCATGTGAAGGACGCCTTGAGCGTGCTTCGCTGGGCACAGAACCCCTATCACCGGCTGGCCTGCTTCCGGGTGTCGCAGTTGCTGGCGGGCTTTGGTCCGGCCAGCGCGAGGCGGCTGGTGGATGCGCTGGACGGAGCGGCCGACATGACCACGGCCTTGAGAGGCTTCGATCCGCCGCGGGGCGCTGCGGCCGATTGGGCTGCGCTATGCGAGTTGATGCTCAGGCTGAGAGAGCAATCGGAATGGCCGCTGGATCTGGAGCGGGCCATTGATTGGCTGACGCCGCATCTGCACCGGCTGCATGAAGACGCCGCCATTCGGCTGGCAGATCTGGAGCAGTTGGCGCGCATTGCGCAGGGCTACAGCAGCCGGGAGAGCTTCCTCACCGAATTGACCCTGGACCCGCCCGAGGCAAGCAGTGATGAATCCGGCGTGCCGCTCAAGGATGAGGACTATCTGATCCTCTCCACCATCCATTCCGCCAAGGGGCAGGAGTGGAGCGCGGTGTATGTGCTGAACTGCGTGGATGGCTGTATTCCATCCGACCTGAGCACGGGGGCTCAGGCGCAGATTGAAGAAGAACGGCGCCTGCTGTATGTGGCCATGACGCGGGCACAGCATCATCTGGCGGTCATGGCACCGCAGCGCTTTTACGTCACGCAGCAGGCTCGCCATGGCGACCGCCACCTCTACGCCAGCGTCTCTCGCTTTCTGCCGGGCAAGGTGTCGCGCCACTTCGACAAGATCGGCCCGGCGAATGAATTGCGGGCGGCGCTGCCGGAGCTGGTCAAACCAGCGATGGATGTCGTGGCGAGATTGAAGAAGTGGTGA
- a CDS encoding FHA domain-containing protein, protein MAILVETASGRRLVLLPQHVFGRDCRASTLINDPGTSRLHASIRWTGSTWAVIDHSRNGTTLDGHRIPYNTAVELRAGQTLVFGIQGAAEWQVQDLERPGPMLLSLEGQEGISLPHSTLLLENGMASMSIVSELNGIWIFTSEDGSRTLQDGDEIVISGRRWCFYSGAGQITEKVSSSASPLCVAHFEVSQDEEHVTLRLRHGDHDLDLGERTHHYVLLTLARLRADDAKRGLAPSEQGWVYQDRLAKMLGLGSAHLNIQIFRLRKQLAQALGQEVVPPALIQRRRGELRIGNVTAEIRSSLSRPLTTSSISPRHPSLV, encoded by the coding sequence TTGGCCATTCTCGTTGAAACTGCGAGCGGCCGCAGGCTCGTCTTGCTGCCCCAGCACGTATTCGGGCGGGACTGCCGCGCCTCTACCTTGATCAATGATCCTGGCACCTCTCGTCTGCATGCGTCGATTCGTTGGACCGGAAGCACATGGGCGGTGATTGACCACAGCCGCAATGGCACCACGTTGGACGGGCATCGCATTCCGTACAACACTGCAGTCGAGTTGAGGGCCGGCCAGACACTGGTATTCGGAATCCAGGGAGCGGCGGAATGGCAGGTACAGGATCTTGAGCGCCCAGGGCCGATGCTCTTGAGTCTCGAAGGTCAAGAGGGCATTTCTCTGCCTCACTCCACGCTGCTGCTGGAGAACGGCATGGCCTCGATGTCCATCGTCAGCGAGCTCAATGGAATCTGGATTTTCACTTCGGAAGATGGCAGCCGAACGCTGCAGGATGGCGACGAGATTGTGATCAGCGGGCGGCGCTGGTGTTTTTATTCGGGCGCCGGTCAGATCACGGAGAAGGTTTCGTCGTCTGCATCGCCGCTTTGTGTGGCTCATTTCGAGGTCAGCCAGGACGAGGAACATGTGACGCTGCGGCTGAGGCATGGCGATCACGACTTGGACCTGGGGGAACGCACGCATCACTACGTGCTGCTCACACTCGCGCGCCTACGGGCCGATGATGCAAAGCGAGGCTTGGCGCCGTCAGAGCAGGGCTGGGTCTATCAGGATCGGCTCGCCAAGATGCTGGGGCTGGGCTCTGCGCATTTGAACATTCAGATCTTTCGACTGCGCAAGCAACTCGCCCAGGCGCTGGGCCAGGAAGTTGTACCTCCGGCATTGATTCAACGCCGGCGCGGTGAGTTGAGGATAGGAAACGTCACCGCAGAAATCAGATCCAGTCTCTCAAGGCCCCTCACCACTTCTTCAATCTCGCCACGACATCCATCGCTGGTTTGA